A window of the Ostrea edulis chromosome 1, xbOstEdul1.1, whole genome shotgun sequence genome harbors these coding sequences:
- the LOC125669727 gene encoding dopamine beta-hydroxylase-like isoform X1: MAKLLSIAISVLVSADATYTSCPAIHQPDIRVLDIRLKPQAIPKELTTYACQQFQVPHTERYEAVAFEPIIGNRDVVHHMLLFGCENDMGTSTIHQCGAQDGTCSTWFAQYSLGVRGPICLPRDVGVQFGKDSFTKMLLQVHWNNNNASANATDDSGFRIYYTTTPRAYDLGNVQIGQNEISIPPQSEVTVRGSCSTRCTRMFHHPIYLTRTYIHMHYLGTSGKLELYRNGSLETLIAKDEDYIYDKSPIHEHQNPIEILPGDEIMLSCTFNSRDGHRKKDRITHFGEGSEAEMCYAFVSYFPRVRGFDQCIQMGSRDINC, encoded by the exons ATGGCGAAGCTACTGTCTATAGCAATCTCGGTCTTAGTGAGTGCTGATGCTACATACACCTCATGTCCAGCCATTCATCAACCAGATATCCGGGTCTTGGACATCAGACTAAAGCCACAGGCCATCCCGAAAGAACTGACCACGTATGCATGTCAACAATTCCAG GTTCCACATACAGAAAGGTACGAGGCCGTGGCGTTTGAACCTATCATAGGAAACCGAGATGTCGTCCATCATATGCTGCTGTTTGGATGTGAAAACGACATGGGCACTTCT ACCATTCACCAATGCGGTGCTCAGGACGGCACTTGTAGCACGTGGTTCGCACAATATTCCCTGGGTGTAAGAGGACCCATCTGTCTTCCAAGAGATGTTGGTGTCCAATTTGGGAAAGACTCATTCACAAAAATGTTACTGCAAGTCCACTGGAACAATAACAACGCTTCTGCTAACGCAACGG ATGACAGTGGATTCCGAATATATTACACGACTACTCCAAGAGCTTACGATCTTGGCAATGTTCAAATCGGCCAAAACGAGATTTCGATACCTCCACAATCGGAGGTCACCGTCAGAGGGAGCTGTAGTACTCGGTGTACCCGGATGTTTCATCATCCCATTTACCTCACAAGGACATACATTCACATGCATTATCTAG GTACTTCTGGGAAATTAGAGTTGTATAGAAACGGAAGTCTGGAGACTCTTATAGCAAAAGATGAAGATTATATATACGACAAATCTCCGATCCATGAGCATCAAAACCCGATAGAAATATTACCAG GTGATGAAATTATGCTTTCCTGCACGTTTAACTCGCGTGATGGACATAGGAAAAAAGATCGCATAACTCATTTTGGCGAAGGATCCGAG GCGGAGATGTGTTACGCCTTCGTTTCCTACTTTCCCAGGGTCCGTGGATTTGATCAGTGTATTCAGATGGGTAGTAGGGATATAAACTGCTGA
- the LOC125669727 gene encoding DBH-like monooxygenase protein 1 isoform X2 codes for MAKLLSIAISVLVSADATYTSCPAIHQPDIRVLDIRLKPQAIPKELTTYACQQFQVPHTERYEAVAFEPIIGNRDVVHHMLLFGCENDMGTSTIHQCGAQDGTCSTWFAQYSLGVRGPICLPRDVGVQFGKDSFTKMLLQVHWNNNNASANATDDSGFRIYYTTTPRAYDLGNVQIGQNEISIPPQSEVTVRGSCSTRCTRMFHHPIYLTRTYIHMHYLGTSGKLELYRNGSLETLIAKDEDYIYDKSPIHEHQNPIEILPGMCITKKRTGRITVEWQMFRGLTVL; via the exons ATGGCGAAGCTACTGTCTATAGCAATCTCGGTCTTAGTGAGTGCTGATGCTACATACACCTCATGTCCAGCCATTCATCAACCAGATATCCGGGTCTTGGACATCAGACTAAAGCCACAGGCCATCCCGAAAGAACTGACCACGTATGCATGTCAACAATTCCAG GTTCCACATACAGAAAGGTACGAGGCCGTGGCGTTTGAACCTATCATAGGAAACCGAGATGTCGTCCATCATATGCTGCTGTTTGGATGTGAAAACGACATGGGCACTTCT ACCATTCACCAATGCGGTGCTCAGGACGGCACTTGTAGCACGTGGTTCGCACAATATTCCCTGGGTGTAAGAGGACCCATCTGTCTTCCAAGAGATGTTGGTGTCCAATTTGGGAAAGACTCATTCACAAAAATGTTACTGCAAGTCCACTGGAACAATAACAACGCTTCTGCTAACGCAACGG ATGACAGTGGATTCCGAATATATTACACGACTACTCCAAGAGCTTACGATCTTGGCAATGTTCAAATCGGCCAAAACGAGATTTCGATACCTCCACAATCGGAGGTCACCGTCAGAGGGAGCTGTAGTACTCGGTGTACCCGGATGTTTCATCATCCCATTTACCTCACAAGGACATACATTCACATGCATTATCTAG GTACTTCTGGGAAATTAGAGTTGTATAGAAACGGAAGTCTGGAGACTCTTATAGCAAAAGATGAAGATTATATATACGACAAATCTCCGATCCATGAGCATCAAAACCCGATAGAAATATTACCAGGTATGTGCATCACAAAGAAAAGAACAGGAAGGATAACTGTGGAATGGCAAATGTTCAGAGGGCTTACAGTTCTTTGA
- the LOC125669727 gene encoding dopamine beta-hydroxylase-like isoform X3 has product MDTTLPVLCSICITIEQVPHTERYEAVAFEPIIGNRDVVHHMLLFGCENDMGTSTIHQCGAQDGTCSTWFAQYSLGVRGPICLPRDVGVQFGKDSFTKMLLQVHWNNNNASANATDDSGFRIYYTTTPRAYDLGNVQIGQNEISIPPQSEVTVRGSCSTRCTRMFHHPIYLTRTYIHMHYLGTSGKLELYRNGSLETLIAKDEDYIYDKSPIHEHQNPIEILPGDEIMLSCTFNSRDGHRKKDRITHFGEGSEAEMCYAFVSYFPRVRGFDQCIQMGSRDINC; this is encoded by the exons ATGGACACCACACTGCCAGTATTGTGTTCAATATGTATCACTATTGAACAGGTTCCACATACAGAAAGGTACGAGGCCGTGGCGTTTGAACCTATCATAGGAAACCGAGATGTCGTCCATCATATGCTGCTGTTTGGATGTGAAAACGACATGGGCACTTCT ACCATTCACCAATGCGGTGCTCAGGACGGCACTTGTAGCACGTGGTTCGCACAATATTCCCTGGGTGTAAGAGGACCCATCTGTCTTCCAAGAGATGTTGGTGTCCAATTTGGGAAAGACTCATTCACAAAAATGTTACTGCAAGTCCACTGGAACAATAACAACGCTTCTGCTAACGCAACGG ATGACAGTGGATTCCGAATATATTACACGACTACTCCAAGAGCTTACGATCTTGGCAATGTTCAAATCGGCCAAAACGAGATTTCGATACCTCCACAATCGGAGGTCACCGTCAGAGGGAGCTGTAGTACTCGGTGTACCCGGATGTTTCATCATCCCATTTACCTCACAAGGACATACATTCACATGCATTATCTAG GTACTTCTGGGAAATTAGAGTTGTATAGAAACGGAAGTCTGGAGACTCTTATAGCAAAAGATGAAGATTATATATACGACAAATCTCCGATCCATGAGCATCAAAACCCGATAGAAATATTACCAG GTGATGAAATTATGCTTTCCTGCACGTTTAACTCGCGTGATGGACATAGGAAAAAAGATCGCATAACTCATTTTGGCGAAGGATCCGAG GCGGAGATGTGTTACGCCTTCGTTTCCTACTTTCCCAGGGTCCGTGGATTTGATCAGTGTATTCAGATGGGTAGTAGGGATATAAACTGCTGA
- the LOC125669719 gene encoding uncharacterized protein LOC125669719: protein MSEENLTIVQAAEETDMKKMPTDRPQRRGGRGRPGRRGNKVDVKVKLERSRQSARECRARKKLRYQYLEDLVSNREQAIFKLREELELYKQYCIDLDQGKIPEKLLKGLANAKSKGENSDPQFVPMTTANDSAIATTNGEELQETNEDVYRHPISDIGCFSGVPTTRNPSIDLFSSFEHSSGDCHVTYSNYANSLSSNLHYPSEIHVQGRTLLDRQLASDNRLSSLVSSDCEAQRLAAENKDSFTNSTALERFQVAGGNLVPPTTSQSMSKLGGNMSFMSLLQDSGATQDGESDVFVDAGFSIPIVTSADGSPSVALVPHTPVLPTILEEMNIDTL from the exons GATATGAAAAAGATGCCGACAGACAGACCTCAGAGGCGGGGCGGCAGGGGTCGACCCGGAAGGCGGGGCAATAAAGTGGACGTGAAAGTGAAACTAGAAAGAAGCCGCCAGAGCGCACGTGAATGCCGTGCGCGGAAAAAGCTGAGGTACCAGTATCTTGAGGATTTGGTCAGCAACAGAGAGCAAGCTATCTTCAAACTGAGAGAAGAACTTGAATTG TACAAACAGTACTGCATAGATCTTGACCAAGGAAAAATCCCTGAGAAATTATTGAAAGGCTTAGCAAATGCGAAGAGTAAAGGGGAAAATTCGGATCCGCAATTTGTTCCCATGACAACAGCAAACGACAGTGCAATCGCAACCACAAATGGCGAGGAACTCCAGGAAACAAATGAGGATGTGTACCGGCATCCTATCTCTGACATTGGATGTTTCAGCGGAGTTCCGACAACTAGAAATCCTTCCATAGACCTGTTTTCATCATTCGAACATTCATCAGGAGATTGTCACGTGACGTATTCAAACTATGCCAATTCATTATCAAGCAACCTTCACTATCCTTCTGAAATCCACGTCCAAGGACGAACTCTTTTGGACAGGCAGCTCGCATCGGACAATCGGTTATCTTCCCTTGTTAGCTCAGATTGTGAGGCGCAGAGACTTGCTGCAGAGAACAAGGATTCATTCACTAATTCAACAGCTTTAGAAAGATTTCAAGTGGCTGGAGGAAATCTGGTTCCTCCAACTACGTCACAGAGCATGAGCAAATTGGGAGGAAACATGTCGTTTATGTCGCTGCTTCAGGATTCGGGTGCGACCCAGGACGGTGAAAGTGACGTGTTCGTGGACGCTGGATTTTCCATACCCATAGTGACGTCAGCGGACGGAAGTCCGTCGGTCGCTTTAGTGCCACACACGCCAGTACTTCCGACGATTCTAGAGGAAATGAATATTGATACTTTGTGA